The genomic window CCACCCCGACCGGCGCGGCCTCGCGCCGAAGACCATCGCCGCCGCCGTCGACGAGTCGCTCACGCGCCTCGGCACCGACCGGATCGACCTGCTCTGCTTCCACGGCGACGACCCCGAGGTGCCGCTCGAGGAGAGCCTCGGCGCGGTCGATGCGCTCGTCGCCGCCGGCAAGGTGCTCGCCATCGGCGCCTCCGACTTCACCCCCGAACGGCTCATCGAGGCCCGCGTGCTCGGGGCCAACGGCCTGCCGCGCTTCCAGGCGCTCACCATGCGGTACAACCTCATGGAGCGGCGCGGCTTCGAGGGCGCCCCTGAGCTCGTCGCGCACGCCCAGGGCCTCGCGGTGCTGCCCTACTTCGCCCTCGCGAACGGCTTCCTCGGCGGCGCCGTGCGCCGTCGCGCCGACCTCCGCCGCGACGCGCGCGGCGAACGGCAGGCCCGCCACCTCGGCCGGCGCGGGCTGCGCGTGCTGCGCGCGCTCGACGAGGTGGCCGCCGCGCACGACACCGTGCCCGCCGCGGTCGCGATCGCCTGGCTGCTCGCCAAGCCCACGGTGACCGCACCGGTCGCGAGCGTCAGCCGGCCCGACCAGGTCGACCCCCTCGTCACGGCCGCCAACCTCGTGCTGCACCGCTCCGAGATCATCGAGCTCGACCGCGCATCGGCCTGAGCGCGCGGCTCGAGGCTCCCGTCCAGCGGTCCACGACGCACGTCGGCGTCCCCCGGTCGGGTGGCATAGGCTGGGACCCGTGAACGGCGCCGTCGAACTGCCCTTGGGCGAACCCGAACTCGAGTTCCAGGCCGCCGGCGACACCCTCGTCCGCCGCTCGGTGCTGCCCTCGGGCATCCGGGTGCTCACCGAGCGCGTCCCCGGCAGCCGCAGCGCGACGATCGGGTTCTGGGTCGCCGTCGGCTCCCGCGACGAGCACGCCGCCGACACCGGCCACCCCGCCACGCACGGCTCGACGCACTTCCTCGAGCACCTGCTGTTCAAGGGCACCGAGACGCGCAGTGCGCTCGACATCGCGGTCTCCTTCGACGCGGTCGGCGGCGAGCACAACGCCGTCACGGCCAAGGAGTACACCTGCTACTACGCCAAGGTGCAGGATCGCGACGTCGCCATGGCCGTCGACGTGCTCGCCGACATGTTCACGTCCTCCGTGCTCGACCCCGACGAGTTCGAGAGCGAGCGACGCGTCATCCTCGAGGAGCTGGCGATGGCGGGCGACGACCCGGCCGACGTCGCCAACGAGCGGTTCTTCGAGGCCGTGCTCGGGCGCCATCCGCTCGCCCGGCCCATCGGCGGCGACCCGGCCGCGATCGACGCGGCCTCGCGCGACGCCGTCTGGGAGCACTACCGGGCGAACTACCGGCCCAACGACCTCGTCGTCACGGCGGCCGGCGCGGTCGACCACGACCTGCTCGTCGCGGGGCTCGGCGCCGCGCTCGAGGCCGCCGGATGGCGGCTCGACGAGGCCGCCGCGCCGGCCGCCCGCCGATCCACCGAGGTCGCGCTGCTCGACGGGGGCGTGCCGCTGAAGGTCGTCGAGCGCCCCGGCGAGCAGGTGAACCTCGTGCTCGGCGTGCCCGGGCTCGTCGCCACCGACCAGCGCCGCGCCGTGCTCAGCGTGCTCAACACGGTGTTCGGCGCCGGCATGTCGTCGCGGCTGTTCCAGCAGATCCGGGAGCGCCGCGGCCTCGCGTACTCCGTGTACTCGTTCGCCCCCGGCTACTCCGACGCGGGCGTGTTCGGCATGTACGCCGGCTGCGCGCCCAAGAACGCGGCGACCGTCGCGGCGCTCATGCGCACCGAGCTCGAACGGCTCGCCCACCACGGGGTCACCGCCGACGAGCTCGCGCGCGCGACCGGGTACCTGGGCGGCGCCTCGGCGCTCGCCCTCGAGGACTCCGACACGCGGATGTCGCGGCTCGGCCGCGCCGAGCTCTCCCTCGGGGAGTTCGCCGACCTCGACGAGGCCCTGCGACGCGTCGGTCGCGTCACGGCCGACGACGTCCAGGCGCTCGCCGCCGACCTCGCCGACCGCCCGTTCTCCCTGGTCGCGGTCGGACCGGTGGAGGAGCGCGCCTTCCGATCCGTCGTCGACCAGCCCGAACCCCGAACCGACGTCGCCTGAGCGACGCCCGACCCCCCAGGACACGACGTGCCCCATCACCTCTACCTCGTCCGGCATGGCGAGCAGCTCGACGCCGAGCACGGCCTGCCCGACGGCACCCTCTCACCGCGCGGCCGGCGTCAGGCCGAGCTGCTCGCCGAACGCCTCGGCGGCATCCCGTTCGACGCGGCCTATCACTCGCCGCTCGAGCGCGCCGCCGAGACCGCCGAGATCATCGCGACGAAGATGCCCGCGCTCACGCCCGAGCCGTCGCCGCTGCTGTTCGACTGCGTGCCCTCGGGTCCCACCCCCGAGACGCCGTCGGCCTACGCCCCGTTCTTCGGATCGTTCACCGAGCTCGAGTTCGAGGCCGGTCGCGCGCAGATGGCCGACGCGAACGCCGAGTTCCTGCGCTCGCATCGCGAGGACCGGCACGACCTGCTCATCACGCACAACTTCGTGATCGCGTGGTTCGTGCGCGAGGCGCTCGGCGCCCCCGAATGGCGCTGGGTGACGATCAACCAGGCGAACTGCGGGCTCACTGTGCTCTCGCAGCGGGCCCCGAACCGGCCCTGGAGCCTCGTCGTGCACAACGACCTCGCACACCTGCCGCCCGAGCTGCGCACCGGGCTGCCCGAGCCCTACCTGATCTGAGCCCGCGGGCCATCGCCGGCGGGCCATCGCCGGCGGGCGGCCGCCGACGGGCGGCCGGTCAGAGCCGCTTGCCGTACCAGTTCGTGGCGTTCGGGTTCGCGTTGTACGCCTCGATGTCGACGTAGCCGCTGCTCCGGTACAGGCCGCCCGCGGCCTCGAGGCTCGCATTCGTGTCGAGCACGACCTCCTCGGCGCCGAGCTCCGCCGCGCGCCGCTCGAGCTCCTCCAGCAGGCGCCGTCCCTCGCCGCGCCCGCGACCCGCGGGCGCGAGCCACAGGTGCTTGACCTCGAAGCGCACGAGGTGGTCGGCGGAGCGCTGGATCCGGCGCACGCCGCCGCAGCCGACCGCGCGCCCCTCGTCGTCCTCCACGACGAGGAACACTCCGACGGGCGGCGCGAACTGCGCCGCGTCGGGCCAGGTCGGGCGGTACTCGCCCTGCTCGGCCGGGAAGCCGGCCGCGCGCTCGGCGAAGTAGTCGCCGAGCAGGCGGTGCGCGTCGGGGTCGGTCACGGCGGCGTCGCGGAAGCGCAGCATGCGTGCAAGCCTACGACCGCGCGGGCCGCGGCATCCGCGACCGGAGCCGCCGTGCCGCGCTCGGATAGGGTGATCGGGTGACGATCAGGGTCGCGGTGGCCGGGGCCACCGGCAAGATGGGGCGCCTCGCCGCGCGGTTGATCGACGAGGCCGACGACCTCGAGCTGCACGCGGGGCTCGACTCGCGCTCGAGCCTCGACGAGCTCGAGGGCGCCGACGTGGTGCTCGACGTCACGCATCCCGCCGCGAGCCCGGCGATCGTCGAAGCCGCGATCGAGGCGGGAGTCGCGGTGGTCGTCGGCACCTCGGGGTGGTCGCGCGAGCGCATCGCCGAGGTCGAGCGGCGCCTGCGCGACCTCGAGGGCGCGCCGGGCGTGATCTTCGTGCCGAACTTCTCGGTCGGCAGCGTGCTCGGCTCCGCGTTCGCGGCGTTCGCGGCGCGCCACTTCGACTCGATCGAGATCGTCGAGGCGCACCACGCGGGCAAGGTCGACTCGCCGTCGGGCACCGCGGTGCGCACGGCCGAGCTCGTGGCCGCCGCCCGCGGCGACGAGGGACCCGTGTCGGCGCCGCACGCCGACCAGCGCGCGCGCGGCCAGCTCGTCTCGGGCGTGCCCGTGCACAGCATGCGGATGGCGGGCCTGCTCGCCGACCAGCGCGTGGTCCTCGGCGGCGACGGCGAGACCCTCTCGATCGTGCACACGACGATCGCCCCCTCGGCCTACGAGAAGGGCATCCTCCTCGCGCTGCGGCGCGCGGCGACCGCCGAGGGCGTGACCGTGGGCCTCGACGCGCTCCTGGGTCTCGAGCTCCCCGGCTCACGATGAGCGGCGCCAAGGTCGGCGCCGTCGTCATGGCGGTGCTGCTCGGCCTCTATGTCGTGCTCGTCGGATGGCGCGCCGTGCAGTTCGTCGCGACCGGCGAGCCCGTCGCCGTCGCGATGGGCGTCGCGCTCATCGTCCTCCCGCTCCTCGCGGCGTGGGCGATCTGGCGCGAGTTCCAGTTCGGCGTGCGCTCGCAGCGTCTCGTCCAGCGTCTCGAGTCCGAGGGAACGCTCGACCTCGGCCTTCCGGTCCGGCCGAGCGGACGGCCCGAGCGAGCGGCGGCGGATGCGGCGTTCCCCGCGTTCCGCGAGGCCGTCGAGGCCGAGCCCGAATCCTGGCGTGCGTGGCTGCGACTCGGGCTCGCCTACGATGCCGCGGGCGACCGGCGCCGCGCGCGGCGCGCGGTGCGGACGGCTATCGAACTGGAGCGGGCTCGCGGCTGAGCATCGCGTCGAGCGCCGACTCGACGGTCGGGTGGCGGAACCGGTAGCCGTCGTCGATGAGCCGCTGGGGCCGCACCTTCTGGCTCGAGAGCAGCAGGTCCTCGGCGGCCGCGCCGAGGCCCAGCTTGAGCACGGCCTCGGGCACCTGGATCGCGTAGGGGCGGTGCAGCCGCTCGGCGACCGCGCCCATGATCCGGTCGGCCGTCGCCGGCGTCGGGCCGACGAGGTTCACCGGCCCCGAGATCGACGAGTGGAGGAGGTGCACGATCGCGCCGACCTCGTCGTCGAGGGCGATCCACGGCCAGTGCTGCCCGCCCGTGCCGAGCCGCCCCGAGACGCCGGTGCGCGTCAGCCGCATGATCGGCTTGAATGCTCCGCCGCGGCCCACGATGATGCCGGTGCGCAGCAGCACCGTGCGCGTCTCATGCGGCGCGAGCTGCGCCGCCGCCTCCCATCGGCCGACCACGTCGGCGAGGAAGCCCGAACCGGGGGCGGAGTGCTCGGTGAGCA from Agromyces aurantiacus includes these protein-coding regions:
- a CDS encoding histidine phosphatase family protein — encoded protein: MPHHLYLVRHGEQLDAEHGLPDGTLSPRGRRQAELLAERLGGIPFDAAYHSPLERAAETAEIIATKMPALTPEPSPLLFDCVPSGPTPETPSAYAPFFGSFTELEFEAGRAQMADANAEFLRSHREDRHDLLITHNFVIAWFVREALGAPEWRWVTINQANCGLTVLSQRAPNRPWSLVVHNDLAHLPPELRTGLPEPYLI
- a CDS encoding aldo/keto reductase, which codes for MARKHAQYGPRRAEGEPTASGRAATSEIELPEPVTPSGAGGPADAAARERTPTTQEIETNAFSGPITVPRREPLGEAGFDVHPLALGASTFGWTLGADAAAEILDRFAGVGGNLVDTADSYAAGRSETIVGQWMASRGSRDRVRIITKIGRHPDRRGLAPKTIAAAVDESLTRLGTDRIDLLCFHGDDPEVPLEESLGAVDALVAAGKVLAIGASDFTPERLIEARVLGANGLPRFQALTMRYNLMERRGFEGAPELVAHAQGLAVLPYFALANGFLGGAVRRRADLRRDARGERQARHLGRRGLRVLRALDEVAAAHDTVPAAVAIAWLLAKPTVTAPVASVSRPDQVDPLVTAANLVLHRSEIIELDRASA
- a CDS encoding GNAT family N-acetyltransferase, which encodes MLRFRDAAVTDPDAHRLLGDYFAERAAGFPAEQGEYRPTWPDAAQFAPPVGVFLVVEDDEGRAVGCGGVRRIQRSADHLVRFEVKHLWLAPAGRGRGEGRRLLEELERRAAELGAEEVVLDTNASLEAAGGLYRSSGYVDIEAYNANPNATNWYGKRL
- a CDS encoding TIGR01777 family oxidoreductase, producing the protein MRVLVAGASGFIGTAVAARLTEEGHEVLRLVRRRAHAPDEVSWSPASGIIDFTVMDRVDAVLNLSGASMTRLPWTRRYRDEILESRVTATRTLADAMRKASSPPAVFLSGSAVGIYGDRPGELLTEHSAPGSGFLADVVGRWEAAAQLAPHETRTVLLRTGIIVGRGGAFKPIMRLTRTGVSGRLGTGGQHWPWIALDDEVGAIVHLLHSSISGPVNLVGPTPATADRIMGAVAERLHRPYAIQVPEAVLKLGLGAAAEDLLLSSQKVRPQRLIDDGYRFRHPTVESALDAMLSREPAPVR
- a CDS encoding M16 family metallopeptidase, producing the protein MNGAVELPLGEPELEFQAAGDTLVRRSVLPSGIRVLTERVPGSRSATIGFWVAVGSRDEHAADTGHPATHGSTHFLEHLLFKGTETRSALDIAVSFDAVGGEHNAVTAKEYTCYYAKVQDRDVAMAVDVLADMFTSSVLDPDEFESERRVILEELAMAGDDPADVANERFFEAVLGRHPLARPIGGDPAAIDAASRDAVWEHYRANYRPNDLVVTAAGAVDHDLLVAGLGAALEAAGWRLDEAAAPAARRSTEVALLDGGVPLKVVERPGEQVNLVLGVPGLVATDQRRAVLSVLNTVFGAGMSSRLFQQIRERRGLAYSVYSFAPGYSDAGVFGMYAGCAPKNAATVAALMRTELERLAHHGVTADELARATGYLGGASALALEDSDTRMSRLGRAELSLGEFADLDEALRRVGRVTADDVQALAADLADRPFSLVAVGPVEERAFRSVVDQPEPRTDVA
- the dapB gene encoding 4-hydroxy-tetrahydrodipicolinate reductase: MTIRVAVAGATGKMGRLAARLIDEADDLELHAGLDSRSSLDELEGADVVLDVTHPAASPAIVEAAIEAGVAVVVGTSGWSRERIAEVERRLRDLEGAPGVIFVPNFSVGSVLGSAFAAFAARHFDSIEIVEAHHAGKVDSPSGTAVRTAELVAAARGDEGPVSAPHADQRARGQLVSGVPVHSMRMAGLLADQRVVLGGDGETLSIVHTTIAPSAYEKGILLALRRAATAEGVTVGLDALLGLELPGSR